In a genomic window of Gambusia affinis linkage group LG04, SWU_Gaff_1.0, whole genome shotgun sequence:
- the LOC122829967 gene encoding LOW QUALITY PROTEIN: eukaryotic peptide chain release factor GTP-binding subunit ERF3A-like (The sequence of the model RefSeq protein was modified relative to this genomic sequence to represent the inferred CDS: inserted 2 bases in 2 codons) encodes MFFCPPVRKTRWFQWRRYAAPSRRQRDSQLAPSAQLLTDPYAGESQTETLWELHQASSSESEPKQQLIASEQNRRTGPPRLGGRPTSCSTPEEEESMDSRDTAPDSWEQEEYAEAPAPSAELPAAFAALNVNAKPFVPNVNAPVFVPSFLQGSSAGIPAADGSPEPAASMEVADTAAPVENGNTEADMAAEEETWEQKEEPGGGEGGGGQEELGTEGGGEEGGATGREDEEMMEEEEEEIPLPKVAPPLPDAPKKEHVNVVFIGHVDAGKSTIGGQIMYLTGMVDKRTLEKYEREAKEKNRETWYLSWALDTNQEERDKGKTVEVGRAYFETEKKHFTILDAPGHKSFVPNMIGGASQADLAVLVRSARKGEFETGFEKGGQTXEHAMLAKTAXVKHLIVLVNKMDDPTVNWSLERYEECKEKLVPFLKKVGFNPKKDIHFMPCSGLTGANLKDPVPECPWYTGLPFISHLDSLPNFNRSTDGPVRLPIVDKYKDMGTVILGKLESGSISKAQQLVMMPNRHTVEVLSLLSDDVETDDAGPGENLKLRLKGIEEEEILPGFILCSPDNLCHSGRTFDAQIVIIEHKSIICPGYNAVLHIHTCIEEVQITALICLVDKKSGEKSKMRPRFVKQDQVCIARLRAAGVICLETFKDFPQMGRFTLRDEGKTIAIGKVLKLVPEKD; translated from the exons ATGTTTTTCTGTCCGCCTGTTAGAAAAACACGTTGGTTTCAGTGGCGGCGCTATGCCGCCCCCTCGCGGCGCCAGCGGGACTCGCAGCTCGCTCCCAGCGCACAGCTACTCACGGATCCATATGCTGGTGAAAGCCAGACTGAAACACTATGGGAACTTCATCAAGCGAGTTCCTCCGAGTCTGAACCGAAGCAGCAACTCATTGCGTCTGAACAGAACCGCAGAACCGGCCCACCTCGACTCGGAGGGCGGCCCACAAGTTGTTCAActccagaagaagaagaatctatGGACTCGAGAGACACAGCCCCGGATTCATGGGAGCAGGAGGAATATGCCGAGGCCCCGGCTCCCTCGGCGGAGCTCCCAGCCGCCTTCGCCGCACtcaatgtgaacgccaagccgTTCGTCCCCAACGTGAACGCCCCGGTGTTTGTGCCGAGCTTCCTTCAGGGCAGCAGCGCCGGAATCCCGGCTGCAGACG GTTCTCCGGAGCCAGCTGCTAGCATGGAGGTGGCGGACACAGCCG cGCCAGTGGAGAACGGAAACACAGAGGCTGACATGGCGGCGGAGGAGGAAACGTGGGAGCAGAAGGAGGAGCCCGGGGGAGGCGAGGGAGGCGGCGGACAGGAGGAGCTGGGAACGGAGGGAGGCGGCGAAGAAGGCGGCGCCACGGGGAGAGAGGATGAGGAGatgatggaggaggaagaggaggaaatcCCCCTCCCTAAGGTGGCCCCGCCGCTGCCTGATGCTCCCAAGAAGGAACATGTGAACGTCGTCTTCATCGGTCACGTCG ATGCTGGTAAATCCACCATCGGAGGGCAGATCAT GTACCTCACTGGGATGGTGGACAAGCGAACACTGGAGAAATACGAACGAGAGGCGAAGGAGAAGAACAGGGAGACGTG GTATCTGTCGTGGGCTCTGGACACCAACCAGGAGGAGAGAGACAAGGGCAAGACGGTGGAGGTGGGGAGGGCTTACTTTGAGACGGAGAAGAAACATTTCACCATCCTGGACGCGCCGGGACACAAGAGCTTCGTCCCCAACATGATCGGCGGCGCGTCGCAGGCCGACCTGGCGGTTCTGGTGAGGAG CGCCAGAAAAGGCGAGTTTGAGACGGGCTTTGAGAAGGGCGGCCAGA CTGAGCACGCCATGCTGGCTAAAACAG GAGTCAAACATCTGATCGTTCTGGTCAACAAGATGGATGACCCCACCGTGAACTGGAGCCTAGAAAG GTATGAGGAGTGCAAAGAGAAGCTGGTGCCATTTTTAAAGAAGGTGGGCTTCAACCCAAAGAAGGACATCCACTTCATGCCTTGTTCTGGACTCACAGGTGCCAACCTCAAAGACCCAGTGCCCGAGTGTCCCTGGTACAC ggGTCTGCCCTTCATCTCCCACCTGGACAGTTTGCCAAACTTCAACAGATCCACCGACGGCCCCGTCAGACTACCGATAGTGGACAAGTACAAG GACATGGGGACGGTGATCCTGGGGAAGCTGGAGTCCGGCTCCATCAGTAAAGCTCAGCAGCTGGTCATGATGCCCAACAGG CACACGGTGGAGGTTCTGAGCCTGCTGAGCGACGACGTGGAGACGGACGACGCCGGGCCGGGGGAGAACCTGAAGCTGCGGCTCAAAGGgatagaagaagaagagattCTGCCCGGCTTCATCCTCTGCAGCCCAGACAACCTGTGCCACTCGGGCCGCACCTTCGACGCTCAG ATCGTCATCATTGAGCACAAGTCCATCATCTGTCCCGGTTACAACGCCGTGCTGCACATCCACACCTGCATCGAAGAGGTGCAGATCACG GCTCTGATCTGCCTGGTGGATAAGAAGTCTGGCGAGAAGAGCAAGATGCGGCCGCGCTTCGTGAAGCAGGACCAGGTGTGCATCGCCCGGCTGCGGGCCGCCGGCGTCATCTGCTTAGAAACCTTCAAGGACTTCCCCCAGATGGGACGCTTCACTCTGAGAGACGAAG ggAAAACGATCGCCATCGGCAAAGTGCTGAAGCTGGTTCCAGAGAAGGACTAA